The [Clostridium] scindens ATCC 35704 nucleotide sequence TATAGAACCCTGAAGGAAGACGGCGTATTCCTGGTGAACATCGAGCATCCGACTTTTACGGCGGGGATCAATGAAGACTGGGAATATGATAAGAACGGAAATCCAACATGCTGGCCCATTGATAATTATTTTTATCCGGGAGAGCGTACGACTCACTTTGGCCAATGACGCTGCTGGTCAAGGCGGTGAAATAAAGGCTGGAAGCGATACGGGAGGTGTCATGAGATATAGTATAAGGCAAATGAAAACTTCGGAGTATCCGCTTCTTGCGGAGTTTTTATATGAAGCAATCTTTGTAAGAGAAGGAGAAGAGCCGGCTCCAAGGAATATCATAGAAAAGCCGGAACTTCAGGTATATATAAAGGACTTTGGCTCGGATAAGGACGATCACTGTTTCCTGGCACAAGCGGATGGAAAAGTAGTCGGCGCCGTCTGGGCAAGGAATGTAAAAGGGTACGGAAACATTGACAATACGACTCCTGAGTTTGCGATTTCCTTATATAAGGAATACCGGAGATGTGGTATTGGAACTGCATTGATGGGCAGGATGCTTGAACACCTGCGGGAAGCCGGTTATGAGAGGATTTCCCTGGCAGTACAAAAGGATAATTATGCCTTAAAGATGTATCAGGCAGCAGGCTTTTATGTCGTAGGAGAGAACGAAGAGGAATATATTATGGTGAAGGAACTACGGACTGATTATGAAGCGGATATCCGGGAGATATTGTCCCACAGGCATGATAATGGCGCGGATCTGTGGACTACGCCGGACAAGAAACTGTTAAAAGGCGCGCCGTTTACCACGCTGGAGAGCGTGCTTTATCTGCGGGAACTGGGCGTTCCCGCAGATGATCCAGTGCTGGAAGATGCGGCGAGCCTGATCTTTAGCACATGGAAAGAGGATGGAAGATTCAAGATCTCTCCCAGCGGCGGAATCTATCCTTGCCAGACGGCGCTGGCAGCGGTGGCGCTTTGCCATATGGGGTATGCCGCCGACCCGAGGATGCAGAAGACATTCCGGCACTTTCTTGATACGCAGCAGCCGGATGGAGGATGGAAGTGTAACAAGTATAGTTTTGGCAGAGGACCTGAGACAGAGCATTCTACGCCCTATACCACGTTAGAGATACTGGACGCATTCCGCTTTACGGATAGAAAAGAAGCAGGTCCCGCGCTTGATCAGGCGGTAGAGTTTCTGCTAAAGCATTGGCGGATCCGAAAGCCCATAAGCCCCTGCCATTATGGCATAGGGACGCTGTTTATGCAGATTGAGTATCCGTTCCGCGGATATGGCCTCTTCCACTATGTCTATGTGCTGTCATTTTATGAATCTGCGAGAAAGGATGACAGATTTAAGGAAGCGCTGGAAGTATTGGAGTCTAAACTAGCGGACGGGCAGATTGTCGTGGAGCG carries:
- a CDS encoding GNAT family N-acetyltransferase, translated to MRYSIRQMKTSEYPLLAEFLYEAIFVREGEEPAPRNIIEKPELQVYIKDFGSDKDDHCFLAQADGKVVGAVWARNVKGYGNIDNTTPEFAISLYKEYRRCGIGTALMGRMLEHLREAGYERISLAVQKDNYALKMYQAAGFYVVGENEEEYIMVKELRTDYEADIREILSHRHDNGADLWTTPDKKLLKGAPFTTLESVLYLRELGVPADDPVLEDAASLIFSTWKEDGRFKISPSGGIYPCQTALAAVALCHMGYAADPRMQKTFRHFLDTQQPDGGWKCNKYSFGRGPETEHSTPYTTLEILDAFRFTDRKEAGPALDQAVEFLLKHWRIRKPISPCHYGIGTLFMQIEYPFRGYGLFHYVYVLSFYESARKDDRFKEALEVLESKLADGQIVVERVVPKLAKLSFCKKNKPSKLATYRYQEILKNLE